Proteins co-encoded in one Lineus longissimus chromosome 11, tnLinLong1.2, whole genome shotgun sequence genomic window:
- the LOC135495793 gene encoding uncharacterized protein LOC135495793 produces MAQKKEQLREFLRTRLDLGETNGLEWINRDEHIFKLPWKHQNDSDREDDDAKLFREWGNHKGRGPSKDADLKATFRSGLKKTRYVKVLQEGENLRHKICQLIYPDEEGEKTVSPGAGVRRRKDAHQDREVAEVPGVTIMPGPADSNLPTTLQEITPPSSLESSTSSIKSELDKYLNGDKEITVNADDVVNLFQFIEMPRDEGMSGVEEYGVYPPLGVENSNWAQSPGAALSPDVADIQQAQVDQGHATGNLELPAPQPKVLLSSSEMPSDLSTGHFGKIDFSRFQGPDDKIQLQYSDIFLIIKHRRYVLNKCHRGCSRGVRISYLKPNEPDLYEGLGAEVITPALPNFNEGEDVYTTRARGLLEAMRYGLYLYADEQFNIHAVRISKLRIFYANTIFRGIHAKPIKLPKNEDVIVFDSKVFRQAFENSIREQPDSPRPGVRVLFSFGETWDLSSSLDKCHLSVVIASAPLLFQMHTFMKASASLPKQMEMSDSSSWNSSTSAVQEVGAEIQRMSFDDSTQQEKI; encoded by the exons ATGGCACAGAAGAAAGAACAGCTTCGTGAATTCCTCCGGACTCGGTTGGATTTGGGTGAAACGAATGGTTTAGAGTGGATAAATAGGGATGAGCACATTTTcaagttgccatggaaacatcAGAATGATAGCGACAGGGAAGACGACGATGCTAAACTATTTCGG GAGTGGGGAAACCACAAGGGCCGGGGACCGAGTAAAGACGCGGACTTGAAGGCCacatttcggtctggtctgaagAAAACGCGCTATGTTAAGGTCCTTCAAGAAGGTGAAAACTTGAGACACAAAATCTGCCAACTCATATACCCGGATGAGGAGGGTGAGAAAACGGTTTCTCCAGGAGCGGGGGTGCGCCGCCGGAAGGACGCCCATCAGGATCGTGAAGTCGCTGAAGTGCCGGGAGTAACAATCATGCCAGGTCCTGCTGATAGTAATCTTCCAACCACTCTCCAGGAAATAACACCACCAT CTTCTTTAGAGTCCAGCACTTCTTCAATAAAAAGCGAACTGGACAAATACCTAAATGGGGATAAAGAAATAACGGTGAATGCTGATGATGTTGTAAACCTTTTCCAATTCATCGAAATGCCTCGAGATGAAGGCATGAGTGGTGTGGAGGAATATGGAG TCTATCCGCCGCTCGGGGTGGAAAACAGTAATTGGGCACAGTCACCAGGAGCAGCTCTGTCTCCGGATGTTGCTGACATTCAACAAGCGCAAGTTGATCAAGGACACGCAACGGGAAATTTGGAACTTCCAGCCCCCCAACCTAAAGTCCTCCTGTCGTCATCAGAGATGCCAAGTGACTTGAGCACCGGACACTTCGGCAAGATTGACTTCAGCAGATTCCAAGGGCCTGATGacaaaatacaacttcagt ATTCTGACATTTTCCTAATAATAAAACATAGAAGATACGTCCTCAACAAGTGTCACAGAGGATGCAGCAGAGGTGTCCGAATAAGTTATCTGAAGCCAAATGAGCCGGATCTTTATGAG GGCCTTGGAGCAGAAGTAATCACTCCTGCACTACCCAACTTCAACGAAGGTGAAGATGTCTATACGACGCGTGCAAGGGGACTGCTGGAGGCAATGAGATATGGTCTTTACCTCTATGCAGATGAGCAATTCAACATCCATGCTGTAAGAATTAGCAA acttcGGATATTCTATGCAAACACAATTTTCAGAGGGATCCATGCCAAACCCATAAAATTACCGAAAAATGAAGACGTCATTGTCTTTGACAGTAAGGTGTTCAGACAGGCGTTCGAAAATTCGATACGGGAACAGCCAGACAGTCCACGGCCAGGCGTGCGAGTCCTTTTCTCATTTGGTGAGACGTGGGACCTATCATCATCGCTGGACAAGTGTCACCTCTCCGTAGTCATCGCAAGTGCACCATTGCTTTTTCAAATGCACACGTTTATGAAGGCG TCTGCGTCTTTACCAAAACAGATGGAAATGTCAGATTCGTCTAGTTGGAACTCGTCAACATCAGCAGTGCAGGAAGTCGGCGCTGAGATACAGAGAATGTCATTTGATGATAGCACACAACAGGAGAAAATATAG